One part of the Pseudemcibacter aquimaris genome encodes these proteins:
- a CDS encoding aldehyde dehydrogenase codes for MNTYSDWKDKASWLSIRNQAFIDGKFVNSISGKTFSNINPATAEKLINVAECDKADVDYAVAVARKAFDDGRWSNMHPSERGKRLMRLAELIEEHQDELALLETLDMGKPITESTRIDIPGCARCIHWYGEAADKLMDEIAPTDPSALAMVTREALGVIGVVVPWNFPLMMACWKLGPALAAGNSIVLKPAEQSPLSVLKLAELASMAGIPDGVLNVLPGFGETAGKAIGLHMDVDMIAFTGSTQVGKFFMEYSGQSNLKRVSLECGGKSPHIVMNDCPDLDRAAGDAASAIFFNQGEVCTAGSRLLVEEGIKDEFMEKLIKASGSHNVGDPLDPDTTMGSLVEEGHMNKVLSYIDKANEEGASCKLGGTRSAGRDGFFVDPTIFDDVKPSMTIAKEEIFGPVLSVLTFNGEEEAVKIANDTIYGLAAGLWTKDISTAHRMARAVRAGTVWVNGWDPSGDMTIPFGGFKQSGFGRDKSIHALEKYTDLKTTWISL; via the coding sequence ATGAACACATATAGCGACTGGAAAGATAAAGCATCATGGCTATCCATCAGAAATCAGGCGTTTATCGACGGTAAGTTTGTAAATTCCATTTCTGGGAAAACGTTTAGTAATATTAATCCTGCAACTGCAGAAAAGCTGATTAATGTTGCCGAATGCGATAAGGCCGATGTTGATTATGCAGTTGCTGTAGCCAGAAAAGCGTTTGATGACGGCCGTTGGTCAAATATGCATCCATCCGAACGTGGCAAGCGTTTAATGAGGCTTGCTGAACTTATTGAAGAGCATCAGGATGAACTGGCGCTTTTAGAAACGTTGGATATGGGTAAGCCTATTACGGAATCAACGCGCATTGATATTCCGGGCTGCGCGCGCTGTATCCATTGGTATGGTGAGGCCGCCGATAAATTAATGGATGAAATTGCGCCAACTGATCCATCGGCACTTGCGATGGTAACGCGTGAGGCTTTAGGTGTGATCGGTGTGGTGGTTCCATGGAATTTCCCACTGATGATGGCGTGTTGGAAATTGGGGCCTGCTCTCGCGGCGGGTAATAGTATCGTTCTTAAGCCTGCTGAACAGTCACCGCTGTCTGTTCTTAAACTTGCGGAACTTGCATCAATGGCGGGTATTCCGGATGGTGTTTTAAATGTGCTGCCGGGGTTTGGTGAAACGGCGGGTAAAGCCATTGGCCTTCATATGGATGTTGATATGATTGCCTTTACCGGTTCAACCCAGGTTGGCAAGTTTTTCATGGAATATAGCGGTCAGTCGAATTTGAAACGTGTGTCGCTTGAATGCGGTGGAAAATCACCGCATATCGTGATGAATGATTGTCCGGATCTTGACCGTGCAGCAGGTGATGCGGCCAGCGCGATTTTCTTTAATCAGGGTGAGGTCTGTACAGCGGGTTCAAGGCTTCTTGTTGAAGAAGGCATTAAAGACGAATTTATGGAAAAACTTATCAAGGCAAGTGGCAGCCATAATGTTGGTGACCCACTTGACCCTGATACGACGATGGGATCGCTTGTTGAAGAAGGCCATATGAATAAGGTGCTTTCTTATATCGATAAAGCAAACGAAGAGGGCGCTTCTTGTAAGCTTGGTGGTACAAGAAGTGCAGGTCGTGATGGCTTCTTTGTTGATCCGACAATCTTTGATGATGTTAAGCCATCCATGACCATCGCGAAGGAAGAAATTTTTGGCCCCGTGCTTTCTGTTTTGACATTTAACGGCGAAGAAGAAGCGGTGAAAATTGCCAATGATACCATTTACGGCCTTGCTGCGGGACTGTGGACAAAAGATATTTCAACCGCACATAGAATGGCGCGCGCTGTGCGTGCAGGAACCGTATGGGTGAACGGATGGGACCCAAGCGGCGATATGACAATCCCGTTTGGTGGATTTAAACAATCAGGATTTGGCCGTGATAAATCAATTCATGCGCTTGAAAAATATACAGACCTTAAAACAACCTGGATTTCGCTTTAA
- a CDS encoding glutamine synthetase family protein encodes MEKASNIDNFKTWLSDNDVVEVEIVVCDFAGIARGKLIPVEKFIGSLGGRDLRMPDSIFSTTVDGQFALNEYLDDLESDLYLIPEYETLRMTPWRKKKTASVICSLIDDDGENAKMDPRQILKNVLNLYKEKGWQPIVAPEFEFHLIAQQGDSLDDPSTASGKTGKPIGDKAMFSMDSLDEFEGLFSDVREYSAIMGVPIDTIEKEAGAGQFEINMQHGDPLDVADQAFHFKRILKQSANNHGATATMAAKPFPSDYGNSMHIHQSVVGADDGKNIFADDDGNNTEIFENYVAGIQKYVPNLMPIFAPYSNSYLRFGSALSSPANLHWGVENRSVGLRVPAGSSRAARRVENRIAGSDVNPYLVFAASLMAGYLGIEQGLKPSEAVDDSAYEIKTLLLPTNIYEALNDFDKSKMIRKYLGDEFVTTFKGVKQLECQANESKLTEWEIRYLLANV; translated from the coding sequence ATGGAAAAGGCGAGCAATATAGATAACTTTAAAACGTGGTTAAGCGATAATGACGTGGTGGAGGTTGAAATCGTGGTGTGCGATTTTGCGGGGATTGCCCGTGGAAAATTAATACCGGTTGAAAAATTTATCGGCAGCCTTGGCGGGCGTGATTTAAGAATGCCGGATTCAATTTTTTCTACGACCGTTGACGGCCAGTTTGCTTTAAATGAATATCTTGATGATCTGGAATCTGATCTTTATCTGATACCGGAATATGAAACATTACGCATGACGCCATGGCGTAAAAAGAAAACCGCATCCGTGATCTGTAGTTTAATTGATGATGACGGTGAAAATGCAAAAATGGACCCGCGTCAAATCCTTAAAAATGTGCTTAATCTTTATAAAGAAAAGGGATGGCAGCCGATTGTTGCGCCGGAATTTGAATTTCACCTTATTGCACAGCAGGGCGACAGTCTTGATGACCCAAGTACAGCATCTGGAAAAACCGGAAAACCAATTGGGGATAAGGCAATGTTTTCCATGGATAGCCTTGATGAATTTGAAGGGCTGTTTTCTGATGTTCGTGAATATTCCGCGATCATGGGTGTTCCCATTGATACAATTGAAAAAGAGGCGGGCGCAGGACAATTTGAAATTAACATGCAGCATGGTGATCCACTTGATGTGGCGGATCAGGCCTTTCATTTCAAAAGAATTTTAAAGCAATCAGCCAATAATCATGGTGCAACCGCGACGATGGCGGCGAAACCTTTCCCGTCTGACTATGGTAATTCCATGCATATTCATCAAAGTGTTGTGGGTGCAGACGATGGTAAAAATATTTTCGCGGATGATGATGGCAATAACACGGAAATTTTTGAAAATTATGTGGCCGGCATTCAGAAATATGTACCGAACCTGATGCCGATATTCGCACCCTATTCAAACAGTTATCTGCGTTTTGGCAGTGCATTAAGTTCACCTGCCAATTTGCATTGGGGTGTTGAAAATCGCTCAGTAGGCCTGCGCGTCCCAGCCGGAAGCAGTAGAGCAGCAAGGCGTGTTGAAAACCGCATCGCGGGATCGGACGTTAATCCGTATCTTGTTTTTGCGGCGTCACTGATGGCGGGATATCTTGGTATTGAGCAAGGTTTGAAACCGAGCGAAGCCGTCGATGATTCAGCATATGAGATTAAAACACTATTGTTACCAACAAATATTTATGAAGCACTGAATGATTTCGATAAATCGAAGATGATCCGAAAATATCTTGGGGATGAATTTGTGACCACCTTTAAAGGGGTCAAGCAACTTGAATGTCAGGCAAATGAAAGCAAATTAACCGAGTGGGAAATTCGCTATCTGCTTGCCAATGTATAG
- a CDS encoding GntR family transcriptional regulator, whose amino-acid sequence MALTNTVDNQPSEREITHETVYNSLYEAIISGKFGPGRTLTIRGLAEELNVSPMPVREAIRRLVALGALEMRSTRRVSVASMTDEKYREIVHTRTILEPEIAALAMANCDDKLIKTLEKIDLEISEAIDNGDPDAYSERNREFHFTLYKAANSPIMLRLIESIWLQFGPFMRVVVGRLGTSLVIDQHICAIDALKKGDEQALREAIRLDIYDGMDRIGMELLGHTSSK is encoded by the coding sequence GTGGCACTAACAAATACTGTTGATAACCAGCCAAGTGAACGAGAAATCACCCATGAAACCGTTTACAATAGTCTGTACGAAGCAATTATTTCGGGCAAGTTTGGCCCGGGTCGTACGCTTACCATTCGGGGACTAGCGGAAGAACTAAACGTAAGCCCAATGCCGGTACGCGAAGCGATCCGCCGTTTGGTGGCACTTGGGGCGCTTGAAATGCGCAGTACACGGCGCGTTTCCGTAGCCAGTATGACCGATGAAAAATACCGCGAAATTGTGCATACACGCACAATTTTGGAGCCGGAAATTGCGGCCCTGGCAATGGCAAATTGTGATGATAAACTGATTAAAACGTTAGAAAAAATCGATCTGGAAATTTCAGAAGCGATTGATAACGGCGACCCGGATGCCTATAGCGAAAGAAACAGAGAGTTCCATTTCACACTTTATAAAGCAGCCAATAGCCCAATTATGTTAAGACTTATTGAAAGCATCTGGCTACAATTTGGCCCATTTATGCGGGTTGTGGTCGGAAGGCTGGGTACTTCACTGGTCATTGATCAGCACATTTGCGCCATTGATGCCCTTAAAAAGGGCGATGAACAAGCGCTTCGCGAAGCCATCAGACTTGATATTTATGATGGTATGGACCGCATTGGCATGGAATTACTTGGGCATACATCATCCAAATAA
- a CDS encoding type 1 glutamine amidotransferase, with amino-acid sequence MKLLIVEGNTAEARDQAVAAGSMAQSTLYHKTLEWLKPGISCDIVYPADGSVGLPDADRLNNYAGVVWTGSSLNIYEDDPAITRQVDFMKLCFESGAMIFGSCWGLQMAVVATGGTVVKNEKGREVGIARDIAPTHQGENHPMFGGKRGIFDANAIHLDHVEKIPEGATVLAGNEMSEVQAIEIKRGDAIFWGVQYHPEFDLEYMSYIVRKYKQMMVDEDICESNEAAEKLSSDYLAVHNDQTRKDIIENLEIGEDVLDPCLRLKEIGNWLDFIEKPLN; translated from the coding sequence TTGAAGTTATTAATAGTTGAAGGAAATACCGCTGAAGCGAGGGATCAGGCAGTCGCCGCTGGCAGTATGGCGCAAAGTACGCTGTATCATAAAACGCTGGAATGGCTCAAGCCAGGCATTTCATGTGATATCGTATATCCTGCTGATGGGTCAGTGGGCTTACCTGATGCTGATAGATTGAATAACTATGCCGGTGTTGTCTGGACGGGATCGTCGCTTAATATTTATGAAGATGACCCAGCGATTACAAGGCAGGTCGATTTTATGAAACTGTGCTTTGAAAGCGGTGCAATGATTTTCGGCAGCTGTTGGGGATTACAAATGGCCGTGGTGGCAACGGGTGGCACGGTTGTGAAAAATGAAAAGGGCCGCGAAGTGGGTATCGCACGTGATATCGCGCCAACACATCAAGGTGAAAATCATCCAATGTTTGGTGGAAAGCGCGGTATTTTCGATGCAAATGCCATTCATCTTGATCATGTTGAAAAAATTCCAGAAGGGGCAACGGTTCTTGCTGGCAATGAAATGTCCGAAGTGCAGGCAATTGAAATTAAACGTGGGGACGCGATTTTCTGGGGTGTTCAATATCATCCTGAATTTGATCTTGAATATATGTCTTACATCGTCAGGAAATATAAACAAATGATGGTGGACGAAGACATTTGTGAAAGCAATGAAGCGGCCGAAAAGTTATCATCGGATTATCTTGCTGTTCACAATGATCAAACACGAAAAGACATTATTGAGAATCTTGAAATTGGTGAAGATGTACTTGACCCGTGTCTTAGGCTTAAGGAAATCGGTAATTGGTTGGATTTCATAGAAAAACCGCTAAACTGA
- a CDS encoding GntR family transcriptional regulator translates to MKSVPEIDLHDLTYDEHETSQEWVYRAIRFAIMSGQLQPSQALTIRQIAALLDVSAMPVREALKRLTAEGALTIKSNRRIIVPTLVPARLAELIELRVELESYAAARALPYIDGDKLSLLEKLNSKQNDAFERRDFRGIILGNQIFHRTLYTAHPHPVTMPMIEQIWLQIGPLHRLSVAKLPEHYTHDRHCDIIESLKSHNPFGLKSAIEADIRESMGFLTESDLLTEHKNLPLPKTGYVKSLKN, encoded by the coding sequence ATGAAATCCGTTCCCGAAATCGACCTACATGATCTGACATATGATGAACATGAAACATCACAGGAATGGGTTTATCGTGCAATTCGGTTTGCAATTATGTCAGGGCAATTACAGCCAAGCCAAGCTCTCACCATAAGACAAATTGCTGCATTACTTGACGTCAGTGCAATGCCGGTCCGTGAAGCATTAAAAAGATTAACCGCCGAAGGGGCGCTGACCATTAAATCCAACAGACGCATCATTGTTCCCACTTTGGTGCCCGCAAGGCTCGCTGAATTAATCGAGCTTCGTGTTGAGTTGGAATCATATGCTGCTGCACGGGCGCTTCCTTATATCGATGGCGATAAACTCAGCCTATTAGAAAAATTAAACAGCAAACAAAATGATGCATTCGAACGCAGAGATTTTAGAGGCATTATTTTGGGCAACCAGATTTTCCATAGAACACTTTATACCGCACACCCGCATCCGGTTACCATGCCCATGATAGAACAAATCTGGCTTCAAATTGGTCCCTTGCACAGATTATCTGTTGCCAAGCTACCGGAACATTATACCCATGATCGTCACTGCGATATCATTGAATCACTAAAGAGCCATAACCCGTTTGGTTTAAAAAGCGCAATCGAAGCTGACATACGTGAATCAATGGGTTTCTTAACGGAAAGCGACCTGCTGACAGAACATAAGAACTTACCGCTTCCGAAAACGGGTTACGTCAAATCATTAAAAAATTAA
- a CDS encoding aspartate aminotransferase family protein: protein MLNYNRTTEQWQEFDRDHHVHPFSDPDALGKKGARIITKAEGSYIFDSEGHKILDGMAGLWCVNVGYGRQELIDAADRQIKELPYYNSFFQTAHPPQIELSRLLSEVTPEAINHFFFAGSGSEANDTNVRLVRHYWNIKGKPEKSTIISRKNAYHGSTLAATSLGGMGYMHNMGGKDGSLLPGFEHINQPFWYLEGGDMTEEEFGLTRAQELEEKILELGADNVGAFFGEPIQGAGGVIVPPDNYWPEIQRICKKYDILLIVDEVICGFGRTGNWFGCDTFGITPDMITMAKGISSGYIPLSATGISDDVFEVLNSGGDINHGYTYSGHPVATAVGIANINYIKDHKLVEKVREETGPHLMAGLTDLEENHPLVGQARGRGLMAAIQLVKDKETHEIYSGDTDAAFICREHCFNNNLIMRATDQSMILSPPLTISISEIDELLEKAKFCLDATAKDLGVL from the coding sequence ATGCTGAATTACAACAGAACAACCGAGCAATGGCAGGAATTTGACCGCGATCATCATGTGCACCCTTTTTCGGATCCTGATGCGCTGGGTAAAAAAGGTGCCCGCATTATAACAAAGGCAGAAGGCAGTTATATTTTCGATTCAGAAGGTCATAAAATCCTTGATGGTATGGCGGGATTATGGTGTGTGAATGTTGGTTATGGCCGTCAGGAATTAATCGATGCCGCAGACCGTCAGATTAAAGAACTGCCATATTATAATAGCTTTTTCCAAACCGCACATCCGCCGCAGATTGAATTATCACGGTTGCTTTCTGAAGTAACGCCAGAAGCGATCAATCATTTCTTTTTCGCGGGTTCCGGCTCAGAAGCCAATGACACAAATGTAAGATTGGTTCGCCATTATTGGAATATTAAAGGGAAACCGGAAAAAAGTACGATCATCAGCCGTAAAAATGCGTATCACGGCAGTACACTTGCGGCAACCAGCCTAGGTGGAATGGGTTATATGCATAATATGGGCGGTAAGGATGGTTCACTGCTGCCGGGATTTGAACATATTAATCAGCCATTCTGGTATCTTGAAGGTGGCGATATGACCGAAGAAGAATTCGGCCTTACTCGTGCACAAGAACTGGAAGAAAAAATTCTTGAACTTGGTGCGGACAATGTGGGTGCTTTCTTTGGTGAACCAATTCAGGGTGCGGGTGGCGTGATTGTTCCGCCGGATAATTATTGGCCGGAAATTCAGCGCATCTGTAAAAAATACGACATTTTGTTGATTGTTGATGAAGTCATTTGTGGTTTTGGCCGCACAGGAAACTGGTTTGGTTGTGACACATTCGGCATCACACCTGATATGATTACAATGGCAAAGGGGATTTCATCCGGATATATCCCGCTTTCAGCAACAGGCATCAGTGACGATGTTTTTGAAGTGCTGAATTCAGGTGGTGATATTAACCACGGATATACCTATAGCGGTCATCCTGTGGCCACGGCCGTTGGTATTGCTAATATCAATTATATCAAAGATCATAAACTGGTTGAAAAAGTTCGCGAAGAAACCGGGCCACATTTAATGGCGGGTCTAACAGATCTGGAAGAAAATCATCCATTGGTTGGTCAGGCCAGAGGGCGCGGCTTAATGGCGGCCATTCAGCTGGTGAAAGATAAAGAGACACATGAAATTTATTCCGGTGATACGGACGCGGCATTTATTTGCAGAGAACATTGTTTCAATAATAATCTGATTATGCGCGCCACAGATCAATCGATGATTTTAAGTCCGCCGCTTACCATTTCAATTTCAGAAATTGATGAGCTTCTTGAAAAGGCGAAATTCTGTCTTGATGCAACAGCAAAAGATTTGGGTGTGCTTTAA
- a CDS encoding tetratricopeptide repeat-containing sulfotransferase family protein has protein sequence MVTTTTTKKPPEFTMQHASKYLERGFNALMKKDLKDAGACAQLVLKYMPKLSQAHFLVGLIALETEDWKIALSAFGTVVEIDEKHAAAWAQYARVMLKMANYNGAEQALKKAVEYGSNDPLVQNVIGTAYNLLGDQKAAFEWYSKACEKNNSPMFVLNKAKSLVFLGKIDEAREALLKVLSVLPKNAEAHWILSRLEKAKDTNHINDIIKLLEDVDETRQSTAYLYYGLAKEYEDLEMWSDAFKAYEKGAKIKRAHVQYDEKAEIDAFETLQKTFTKEWLENIGEGHDASSPIFIVGQPRTGTTLIERIITARDDVHSAGELQQFGHAVKSTGGARIPGMVSSENVIAAANADPKYLGKFYMEATRSLRGDLPYFVDKLPINYLYVPLIAAALPNAKIIHVKRDPMDACFASYKQLFAEAYFYSYDQGEMARHSIRYQKLMKHYRDIMGDRMIEVAYEDVVDNMEFEARRLIKYLGLEWQDASLEFHKQKTAVTTASATQVREKVHSRSVGKWRRFENELKEMYTIIRNSTI, from the coding sequence ATGGTAACAACAACGACGACTAAAAAACCACCTGAATTTACGATGCAACATGCATCGAAATATCTTGAACGCGGTTTCAATGCTTTAATGAAAAAGGATCTAAAGGATGCGGGGGCGTGCGCCCAACTGGTCCTTAAATATATGCCGAAACTCTCGCAAGCACACTTTCTTGTGGGTTTAATTGCTCTTGAAACTGAAGATTGGAAAATAGCGTTAAGCGCATTTGGTACTGTCGTTGAAATTGATGAAAAGCATGCAGCCGCTTGGGCACAATATGCGCGCGTAATGCTAAAAATGGCAAATTATAATGGTGCTGAACAGGCCTTGAAAAAGGCGGTTGAATATGGCTCAAATGATCCGCTCGTTCAAAATGTCATTGGGACGGCTTATAATTTGCTTGGTGATCAGAAAGCGGCTTTTGAATGGTATAGTAAGGCCTGCGAGAAGAATAATTCACCGATGTTTGTTCTGAATAAAGCCAAGAGTTTAGTGTTCTTAGGTAAGATTGATGAGGCGCGCGAAGCACTTTTAAAAGTACTTTCGGTGCTTCCCAAAAATGCAGAAGCACATTGGATTTTATCAAGACTTGAGAAAGCCAAAGATACAAATCACATCAATGATATTATTAAGCTATTGGAAGATGTGGATGAAACAAGGCAGTCAACCGCATATCTTTATTATGGTCTTGCAAAAGAATATGAAGACCTTGAAATGTGGTCGGACGCATTTAAAGCATATGAAAAAGGCGCCAAGATTAAACGCGCGCATGTCCAGTATGATGAGAAGGCAGAAATTGATGCTTTTGAAACACTGCAAAAGACATTTACGAAAGAATGGCTGGAAAATATCGGCGAAGGGCATGATGCATCTTCGCCGATTTTTATTGTGGGTCAGCCACGTACTGGTACCACACTAATTGAACGTATCATTACGGCACGTGATGATGTCCATTCTGCAGGCGAACTTCAACAATTCGGCCATGCTGTAAAAAGCACGGGCGGCGCAAGAATTCCTGGAATGGTATCCAGCGAAAATGTCATTGCCGCTGCAAATGCTGACCCAAAATATTTAGGCAAATTTTATATGGAAGCAACTCGCAGTTTACGTGGCGATCTTCCTTATTTTGTTGATAAATTGCCGATCAATTATCTATATGTGCCGCTGATTGCGGCAGCGCTTCCGAATGCGAAAATCATTCATGTGAAACGTGATCCAATGGATGCGTGTTTTGCCAGTTATAAACAGCTTTTCGCAGAAGCATATTTTTATTCATACGATCAAGGTGAGATGGCGAGACATAGCATTCGCTATCAAAAATTGATGAAACATTACCGCGATATTATGGGCGACCGGATGATTGAGGTCGCTTACGAAGATGTGGTGGACAATATGGAATTTGAGGCAAGACGCCTCATTAAGTATTTGGGGCTCGAATGGCAAGATGCCAGTCTCGAGTTTCATAAGCAAAAGACTGCTGTAACTACCGCAAGTGCGACGCAGGTTAGAGAAAAAGTACACAGTCGATCTGTTGGAAAATGGCGTCGCTTCGAAAACGAACTAAAGGAAATGTACACTATTATTAGAAATTCAACCATTTAA
- a CDS encoding NAD(P)/FAD-dependent oxidoreductase, which translates to MRLNDHIHSNEYPNSYYAATRNDRGGFSVLENDETVDVCIVGGGFSGIATALHLSERGFKVAVVEQNKIGWGATGRNGGHIIGGYAHSLWDHQKMVKSFGEEGGKAVWDMSVECVEIIKDWVSKYNIDCDMEFGYIDVAMNNKELDGLKRDNDKLADKDYAYETRIVEGDELKQYVKSDQYIGGRINMGWGQIHVLNLVLGEARAAEGLGAKIFEDTAVTDIIHGHKPKVITEKGTITADHVVVTGNGYLGNLIPHLASRVLPAGSYIIGTEPLSDEQIAATIPYGWPTCDQRWALDYYRISADKRMIFGGLATYSGRHPNSIKSVLEPKMHKVFPTLKGVKIDYEWGGYMGIGLNRIPMVGHLSENVYYATGYGGHGVAPTHMSAKLISEAISGNSTRYDILASVKHMPFPGGRYLMQPAYAIGMAYYRMRDALGW; encoded by the coding sequence ATGCGTTTAAACGACCATATTCATAGTAACGAGTACCCCAATTCTTATTACGCTGCGACACGCAATGATCGCGGTGGTTTTTCTGTGCTTGAAAATGATGAAACGGTAGATGTTTGTATCGTTGGCGGCGGTTTTTCCGGTATCGCAACGGCACTACATTTAAGCGAACGCGGTTTCAAGGTTGCGGTCGTTGAACAAAATAAAATCGGCTGGGGCGCAACAGGACGCAACGGTGGCCATATTATTGGCGGATATGCCCATTCATTATGGGATCATCAGAAAATGGTAAAATCTTTTGGCGAAGAAGGGGGAAAAGCTGTATGGGATATGTCCGTTGAATGCGTTGAAATCATAAAGGATTGGGTCAGCAAATATAATATCGATTGCGATATGGAATTTGGCTATATCGACGTGGCCATGAACAATAAAGAATTGGATGGTTTAAAGCGCGATAATGATAAATTGGCTGACAAGGATTACGCCTATGAAACGCGCATCGTTGAAGGGGACGAACTTAAGCAATATGTGAAAAGTGATCAATATATTGGCGGTCGTATCAACATGGGGTGGGGGCAAATCCATGTGCTTAACCTCGTGTTAGGTGAGGCACGCGCAGCCGAAGGACTGGGCGCAAAAATATTCGAAGATACCGCTGTCACAGATATTATTCATGGACATAAACCAAAGGTCATTACCGAAAAAGGAACAATTACTGCGGATCATGTTGTTGTTACGGGTAACGGGTATCTTGGCAATTTAATTCCGCATCTTGCCTCACGGGTTCTGCCCGCGGGCAGTTATATTATTGGTACTGAACCATTAAGTGATGAACAAATCGCCGCAACAATTCCGTATGGATGGCCCACATGTGATCAACGTTGGGCGCTTGATTATTACAGGATTTCAGCGGATAAAAGAATGATTTTTGGCGGTCTCGCTACATATTCCGGTCGTCATCCGAACAGCATCAAATCGGTGCTTGAGCCAAAAATGCATAAGGTTTTCCCAACACTGAAAGGTGTTAAAATCGATTATGAATGGGGCGGGTATATGGGCATTGGACTTAACCGTATCCCAATGGTTGGACATTTAAGTGAAAATGTATATTACGCAACTGGTTACGGTGGTCATGGTGTTGCCCCAACCCACATGTCCGCAAAGCTGATCAGCGAGGCGATTTCCGGAAATAGTACAAGGTATGATATACTGGCATCCGTTAAACATATGCCGTTCCCGGGGGGGCGTTATCTTATGCAGCCTGCCTATGCGATTGGAATGGCGTATTACAGAATGAGGGATGCGCTGGGATGGTAA
- a CDS encoding NAD(P)/FAD-dependent oxidoreductase: MSEEHCSSYYAATANDTTTYPELEGQVNVDVCVIGAGFTGTSTALNLSERGFKVALIEANRVGWGASGRNGGQVGYAVSGEGNLRRGQKEAADKLIKEMNFLGHDIIKTRIEKYGIDCDFKAGNMAAACKQRQQDDLAEEYDHMSSLGYEDHFTLVDKSTIQDYIGSDRYVGGLYNNIDGHLHPLNLCKGEVRAAASLGALIFEQSPVTHIKHGKKPEVHTEKGHIVADKVVLAGNAYHRLEKRKLTGYVFPTGSYIIATEPLEDELAAELLGKDQSVFEVNEILDYYRLSADKRMLYGGKANYSGRDPASIKGAMLPDMLNTFPQLKDKHIDFEWGGMIGITINRTPHVGRINGNVYYSQGYSGHGLNATHILSEFVSDAVAGQMERYDIFAKAKQIRLPVPRWVGNQMVALGMLYYRMKDLF; this comes from the coding sequence ATGTCAGAAGAACATTGTTCGTCCTATTACGCGGCGACCGCAAATGATACGACCACATATCCTGAACTTGAAGGGCAGGTAAATGTCGATGTTTGCGTGATCGGTGCTGGTTTTACGGGAACCTCTACGGCACTCAATCTTTCTGAACGTGGTTTTAAAGTTGCCCTTATTGAAGCAAACAGGGTTGGCTGGGGTGCATCGGGCAGAAACGGCGGTCAGGTTGGATATGCCGTGTCAGGTGAAGGAAATCTGCGCCGCGGACAAAAGGAAGCAGCTGATAAATTGATCAAGGAAATGAATTTCTTAGGTCATGATATCATCAAGACTCGCATTGAAAAGTATGGCATTGATTGTGATTTTAAAGCGGGCAATATGGCGGCCGCTTGTAAACAAAGACAACAGGATGATCTTGCCGAAGAATATGACCATATGTCATCGCTCGGTTACGAAGATCATTTTACTCTCGTGGATAAATCAACCATTCAGGATTATATCGGGTCTGACCGTTATGTTGGTGGTTTATATAACAATATTGATGGTCATCTTCATCCGCTTAATCTGTGTAAAGGGGAAGTTAGGGCAGCCGCAAGCTTGGGCGCACTAATATTTGAACAAAGCCCGGTCACACACATAAAGCACGGTAAAAAGCCGGAAGTTCACACGGAAAAAGGACATATAGTTGCGGACAAGGTTGTACTTGCGGGTAATGCTTATCACCGGCTCGAAAAAAGAAAGCTAACCGGATATGTGTTTCCGACGGGTTCATACATTATTGCAACGGAACCACTAGAAGATGAGCTTGCAGCAGAACTTCTTGGAAAAGACCAATCTGTATTCGAAGTGAACGAGATACTCGATTATTACCGTCTGTCGGCGGATAAAAGAATGCTTTACGGCGGTAAGGCCAATTATTCTGGTCGTGACCCGGCCAGTATTAAGGGCGCAATGCTGCCGGATATGCTGAATACGTTCCCGCAATTAAAAGATAAGCATATTGATTTTGAATGGGGTGGCATGATCGGCATCACAATTAATAGAACACCACACGTCGGAAGAATAAACGGCAATGTTTATTATTCACAAGGGTATAGCGGCCACGGTTTAAACGCGACGCATATTTTAAGTGAATTTGTATCGGATGCGGTTGCAGGGCAAATGGAACGATATGATATTTTTGCCAAGGCAAAACAAATCAGACTTCCGGTACCTAGGTGGGTCGGTAATCAGATGGTGGCATTAGGGATGCTGTATTACCGAATGAAAGATCTTTTTTGA